One genomic region from Tripterygium wilfordii isolate XIE 37 chromosome 20, ASM1340144v1, whole genome shotgun sequence encodes:
- the LOC119986720 gene encoding NAC domain-containing protein 7-like: MNTFSHVPPGFRFHPTDEELVDYYLRKKIASKRIDLDVIKEVDLYKIEPWDLQELCRIGSEEQSDWYFFSHKDKKYPTGTRTNRATKAGFWKATGRDKAIYTRHSLIGMRKTLVFYKGRAPNGQKSDWIMHEYRLETNENGTPQEEGWAVCRVFKKRMTTVRKMSEYDSPCWYDDQLSFMPTDGESPRRISQLYTSPYNPHPYPGCKQELDHQLHHHHPHQHYNIPPQHHHDPFLQLPQLESPKLPQSAASVSVPYGNSTLTSTQDDQQLQQNLSSIYSNNNNNNGDQAVDQVTDWRVLDKFVASQFNHGDHSAKETNYSNSTNLFNVVDDDQQMELLANDHDQSKRQEVVEQEYAMTSTSSCQIDLWK, encoded by the exons ATGAATACATTTTCTCATGTTCCACCGGGTTTCAGGTTCCATCCCACCGACGAAGAACTTGTTGATTACTACCTAAGAAAGAAAATTGCTTCAAAACGTATCGATTTGGATGTGATCAAAGAAGTTGATCTCTATAAGATTGAGCCTTGGGATCTTCAAG AGCTATGCAGAATTGGGAGCGAAGAGCAGAGTGATTGGTATTTCTTTAGCCATAAAGACAAGAAGTATCCAACTGGGACTCGGACTAATAGAGCAACAAAAGCTGGGTTTTGGAAAGCAACAGGAAGAGACAAGGCTATTTATACTCGACACAGCTTGATTGGCATGAGAAAAACCCTAGTTTTCTACAAGGGACGAGCTCCAAATGGTCAGAAATCTGATTGGATCATGCATGAATATCGGCTCGAAACCAATGAAAATGGAACACCTCAG GAAGAAGGATGGGCTGTGTGCAGGGTGTTCAAGAAGAGAATGACAACAGTTAGAAAAATGAGTGAATATGACTCCCCTTGTTGGTACGATGATCAGCTCTCATTCATGCCCACCGACGGCGAGTCTCCGCGTCGAATTTCTCAGCTCTACACCTCTCCATACAATCCTCATCCCTATCCAGGCTGCAAGCAAGAACTTGACCATCaattgcatcatcatcatccccaTCAGCACTACAACATCCCACCTCAACATCACCATGACCCTTTCCTTCAGCTCCCTCAGCTAGAAAGCCCCAAATTACCACAATCAGCTGCAAGTGTTAGTGTCCCATATGGAAATTCAACACTCACAAGTACTCAAGATGATCAGCAATTGCAACAAAATCTGAGCTCAATttacagcaacaacaacaacaacaatggcGATCAAGCTGTGGATCAAGTCACTGATTGGCGCGTCCTCGACAAATTCGTTGCGTCACAGTTTAATCATGGAGATCATTCTGCCAAGGAAACCAATTACAGTAATTCAACAAATTTGTTCAATGTGGTTGATGATGATCAACAGATGGAGTTGCTGGCTAATGATCATGATCAATCAAAGAGACAAGAAGTTGTCGAACAGGAGTACGCGATGACATCCACGTCGAGTTGCCAAATTGATCTTTGGAAGTGA